The segment AGCCGAACAGGGTATCCCGTTCACCACGCTCGCGCCCCACACCCTTGAAGCAGAGGACATCCACATAGCCCCAACCTTCAGGCAGGTTGGCAGGATCAATCCCAGGGGCCTCCTGTTCGGATAGAACCGGCCCGGAAGGTTCCCCTCCATAGCCAGGAATATACTTCTTCCCGCAACCGGAAAGACAACACACGGCGAGCACAAGCACCGTGAAGAGCACGACACCAGAGCGAGGCACAAAATGAGGACCGTTCGGGAGCATTGTTGACCAGAGGATCGGGTTTTTTCATCCACAGCATCAGCCGCACCTTTCTATAACAGGACAGGGCCTTCTCCACAACAAAAGCACGCAACCCTCGGTTTTAGCGGTCAAAAAAAGATTCAAGTCCTCAAGATTTCATCGTACGGTGCACAGTACAACATAACATCAGAGTTCCGGAGATAATACATGCCCTTTTCCTCAGAGTTTACCAGCGTCCAAAATCTGCACTATGGCCGTTCACCGGCTCTTGACGCATGGCTGCTGCACTTTCTCACCGAAAACAATCTGGAGCATTCCATCGATCCGGGCAAGAACGCCTCGCCGGAACAGATTCGCTTCATGGTTGCCTTGAAGGGTGAAGCCCAGGTCTATGGCCCGTTCTCGGACCGTCGCCTGCCACTGTTGCTGAACACGGATCTGGATCAGGACCTAAGGGATGAATACAACGCCAAATGGCTGGCTCTGGCCGGACTGGTGCGCGAATTTGTAGCCGACTCCGCCGACCGCAAGCGCATCCTCATGCTCTGTGCTCACAAATTTCGTCAGGTTCTGGTCTCTCCCATCATGATCCCATCCAGGGTCATCAAACGGTTCATCACCATTTTCCTGACCCAGAGCGGACTGACCGATCCGTACAGGGAGCGCAAGGCCAAGTACAATCGTCAGGCTCAAGAGGCCCTTGAGTCACCCGAGGTGGACAGGCTGCTCAATATCTGCCCGGATGCGTCCCACCGCTGCGAACGGCTGACGGATTTTCGGTTCGGGCTGGACATGATCGAACTGACGCGCCTGATTATCCTGTCCACCTTGAGCGATATCTGGACCGGTCCCTACTATCAGGACGCCTGCGATCGGCTCAACGCTACGGATCTGTGCGACGACCATGCCCTGCAGATCCTGAAAACAGTTTTCGAACCCGGGCAGGAGCGCAGCCTGCGCATCCTCTACCTGCCCGACACCAGCGGTGGCCTGATGTTCGACCTGCCCATCATCCGGGCACTCATTCGCCAGGGGCACCGTGTGGTACTGGCTCTGAAGGAAGGATTCTATTTCGAAGCCCCTTCATTCTGGGACTGGGAGCAGGACCATGTGCTGAGCAAAGCCCTGGAGGATGCACACCTGTTTGCCAACCCTCGGGCCAGCAAAAACGAGTTGCTCCAGGCCCAGCGCGAACATCCGTTGCTGGTCATCTCTGACGGCACCCGTGAAGAACTGAACCTCTATCGCTGTAGCGTGACCTTCGCCCGAGCCTGGAAAGAAGCAGACCTGATCCTGGCAAAGGGAGAACCCCACAACAGGCGGCTGATCCAGACCGGCCAGGAATTCACCCGCGACATTCTGTGTTTTCACAGGAACTCCGACGGTGCATTCCAATTGCATCACAAGCCCTGCGCAGAGCACGTGGTCAAATTCAACGAGTACCAACTCCTGGACAAGGCCGACGAACTGATCGCCGCCATGCGAGGGGCCAAAGCCTCCGGACGTAGCGTCATGTTCTACAGCGCAGTCATCGGCTCCATCCCCGGGCAGACGGATACCGCCATCAAGCTGGTCGACACCCATGTCAGACACCTGCGCGAAAAGCTCGAAGCCACCTTCATCATCAATCCAGCCGAGCATTTCGAGGAAGGCATGGATGCCGATGATCTGATGTTCATGTGGGAACGCGTCCAGCGTAGTGGCCTGCTGAACGTCTGGCGCTTCCAGACCGTGGCCGACATCGAGCGCAGCTTCGAACTCATGGGCAAGAAGATTCCGCCGGTCTGGGCAGGGAAGGATTCGACCTTCTCCACGGGCTGCACCAAGGAAATGCGCATTGCCCTGGACATGCAACAGAAGAACCCGGAGCTACAGATCATCGGTCCCAGCCCGGACAAATTCTTCCGGCGCAGTGAATACGGAGTGGGCAAGTTCAGTGACGAGACCCTGAGCTGACGTCCACCGGGTACAGCCCAGCGGCCCTTCCCGTTCTCCGAACAACGAAAAAGGCCTGTACAATCCTGTACAGGCCTTTCTACTGAACATTGCCGCAGCACGGGTCCGGGATTCCCGACCTGCGGCTGACAGACAACCCGATGTTCTCTGTCATTAGCAAATCTCTTCGCGCTTCTCGACCGAACACGGAGGTTCGGGAGGTGGCGCACACACCGGGCGGATCCGGGATTCCCGCCCGGTGTGTGGCGGGACGAACAGCACATGCCGCCCGTCTAGCCCCAAATATGTTTCCGGCCCGGGGGGATCCGGGTTTTCCTCCCGGGCCGGACAGCGGATGGCACAT is part of the Desulfovibrio ferrophilus genome and harbors:
- a CDS encoding ARMT1-like domain-containing protein produces the protein MPFSSEFTSVQNLHYGRSPALDAWLLHFLTENNLEHSIDPGKNASPEQIRFMVALKGEAQVYGPFSDRRLPLLLNTDLDQDLRDEYNAKWLALAGLVREFVADSADRKRILMLCAHKFRQVLVSPIMIPSRVIKRFITIFLTQSGLTDPYRERKAKYNRQAQEALESPEVDRLLNICPDASHRCERLTDFRFGLDMIELTRLIILSTLSDIWTGPYYQDACDRLNATDLCDDHALQILKTVFEPGQERSLRILYLPDTSGGLMFDLPIIRALIRQGHRVVLALKEGFYFEAPSFWDWEQDHVLSKALEDAHLFANPRASKNELLQAQREHPLLVISDGTREELNLYRCSVTFARAWKEADLILAKGEPHNRRLIQTGQEFTRDILCFHRNSDGAFQLHHKPCAEHVVKFNEYQLLDKADELIAAMRGAKASGRSVMFYSAVIGSIPGQTDTAIKLVDTHVRHLREKLEATFIINPAEHFEEGMDADDLMFMWERVQRSGLLNVWRFQTVADIERSFELMGKKIPPVWAGKDSTFSTGCTKEMRIALDMQQKNPELQIIGPSPDKFFRRSEYGVGKFSDETLS